The Desulfosoma caldarium genome has a window encoding:
- a CDS encoding glycosyltransferase family 4 protein: protein MAEKIWYRFVGQVADSLLVHLVDRAARSLRSGNLFDTFGSLGSAAALYGLLAPYFVAYSHFTKDKALAKEIARRHNLSMHGETREGIFSVAHFLDTVRDVNGVAKTLLQQLQTARDLGHQLTLFTSEESDDGLPDGVINFRPVGRYQLPEYPELSLSLPPFLQILATCYEQSFTQIHSATPGPMGLAALATARILSLPIAATYHTAFPQYVKRLTGDEGLEAATWRYIIWYYNQMDQIYVPSAATGQELIDHGVSREKIRTYPRGVDTEFFHPGLASERFRLPHGLNGKTAALYVGRISKEKDLDLLCQAYKRLPKTHPDTALVVVDDGPYREEMERTLEGTPAVFTGYLSGKELAEAYASCDFFVFPSTTDTFGNVVLEAQASGLPVVLSDQGGPQENVMEGETGLIFRGSVEESLLQVLVWMSSRPEKRREMGRKARAFVEKRSFQKAFLTMRQMYEADFHGGKGDALREAV, encoded by the coding sequence ATGGCCGAAAAGATCTGGTATCGGTTCGTGGGCCAGGTGGCCGACTCCCTTCTCGTCCACCTAGTGGATCGAGCGGCTCGGTCTCTTCGCAGCGGCAACCTGTTCGACACCTTTGGCAGTCTCGGGTCGGCCGCAGCCCTTTACGGCCTTTTGGCCCCTTATTTTGTGGCCTACTCCCACTTCACTAAAGATAAAGCTTTGGCAAAGGAGATTGCCCGACGTCATAACCTTTCCATGCATGGGGAGACGCGCGAAGGGATATTTTCCGTCGCCCACTTTTTGGACACGGTTCGGGACGTGAACGGGGTGGCAAAAACGCTTCTTCAGCAGCTTCAAACAGCCCGAGACCTGGGGCATCAATTGACGCTTTTCACATCGGAAGAATCGGACGACGGGTTGCCCGATGGCGTGATCAACTTCAGGCCTGTGGGGCGATATCAGCTGCCCGAATATCCGGAACTGTCCCTAAGTCTTCCACCTTTCTTGCAGATCCTGGCCACTTGCTACGAACAAAGCTTCACGCAGATTCATTCTGCAACGCCCGGCCCCATGGGGCTCGCCGCTTTGGCGACCGCCCGCATTCTTTCGCTGCCCATCGCAGCGACATACCACACCGCCTTTCCTCAATACGTGAAGCGCTTGACGGGCGACGAAGGCTTGGAAGCGGCCACCTGGCGTTACATCATTTGGTATTACAATCAAATGGATCAAATCTACGTGCCGTCCGCCGCCACCGGCCAAGAACTCATCGATCATGGCGTTTCAAGGGAAAAGATTCGAACCTATCCTCGTGGTGTTGACACGGAATTTTTCCATCCAGGACTCGCATCGGAGCGCTTTCGGCTCCCGCATGGCTTAAACGGCAAGACGGCGGCTCTCTACGTCGGCCGCATTTCCAAGGAAAAAGATTTGGATCTGCTCTGCCAGGCCTACAAAAGGCTTCCAAAGACGCATCCTGACACGGCCCTGGTGGTGGTGGACGACGGTCCTTATCGAGAGGAGATGGAACGCACCCTGGAAGGAACGCCCGCGGTCTTCACCGGCTACCTTTCCGGTAAGGAGCTGGCCGAAGCCTATGCGTCCTGCGACTTTTTTGTTTTTCCCAGTACCACGGACACGTTTGGCAACGTGGTCTTGGAAGCCCAGGCTTCGGGCCTTCCCGTGGTGCTAAGCGATCAGGGCGGACCGCAGGAAAATGTGATGGAAGGTGAAACGGGCCTCATCTTTCGCGGTAGCGTGGAAGAAAGCCTGCTGCAAGTCCTGGTGTGGATGAGCAGCCGCCCTGAAAAGCGCCGTGAAATGGGGAGAAAAGCCCGCGCCTTCGTGGAGAAACGGTCCTTTCAAAAAGCCTTCTTGACCATGCGGCAAATGTACGAGGCCGACTTTCACGGGGGAAAAGG
- a CDS encoding PHP domain-containing protein has translation MDLVTVTDHNTIQGALEIAHLPDVFISEEITTYFPEDGCKVHVLAYDISEEQHTDIQKLRENIYALVLYLNEQRILHAVAHPLYSLNDKLTVEHFEKMLLLFKIFEWNGARNSL, from the coding sequence ATGGATCTGGTCACCGTCACGGACCACAACACGATTCAGGGTGCGCTGGAAATCGCCCACCTGCCCGACGTCTTTATCAGTGAAGAAATCACGACCTATTTTCCCGAAGACGGCTGCAAGGTGCATGTGTTGGCTTACGACATCTCGGAAGAGCAGCACACAGATATTCAGAAGCTGAGGGAAAACATCTATGCATTGGTCCTCTACCTGAATGAGCAAAGAATTCTTCACGCCGTGGCTCATCCCCTTTACAGCCTCAACGACAAACTCACGGTGGAGCACTTCGAAAAGATGCTGCTGCTGTTCAAAATCTTTGAATGGAACGGGGCCCGAAACAGCCTGTAA